The genome window TTTTAGTTAAATCATTTTCATTTTCAGATGATTCTGGAGAACTTTTTTCTGCAGGAGCCGGAGCAGCAGGCGCTTCAGTTTCTTGAGTTTGTTCTTGAGCTTCCACTTGTTCACTTTCTTGACTAGTTGTTTCTTCAGTATCTGTAAAATTTGTTATTAAATGTTTATCTTCGTTTTTTAGCAACAGACTTGATTTAGCAATTTTAGCCGCTACCATTTGTGCTGCTTGAGTAGAATCAGTCCCACTTCCGTTGTTTGTTAATTTTTGAAACTCTTCTTCAGTTAAATAAATTGTTTCATAAGAAACGGGAATCGCATCGATAATTTCGTCAAGTTTTTTTGTAACCTCATTAACTTTTGCTTGTTTTTCACTGATTGTTTTTAGAATCAGTGTAGTTTTTGGAGTTTCGAAAACTGGAGTTGAGATTTTACCATTTGCATCTTTTTTACCGATTTTGTAAAAATAAGTAATTGATTTAAAGTTTTTTTGTTCAGTTTCTTGTGAATCTGTACTAGAACTTGCTCCTGAATCAGATTTTAGTTTTTCAATTTCGCTTTTAGCATCCTCAAGATTCTTTTCATTTTCAGCGTCATCGACTTCGTTAAAAACGATTTCAGAGTCTAATTCTCCAATTTGACTTCAAGTTGCAAAGTTGTCTAGAAGTCCAACTTTATAATAAAAAGCGGCTAAAACGTCGGCAAGAGTTTCGAAATTAGTCGCTTCTTCATAACTTTGGAAAACATCTTTTAAAATTTGCTCGTTTTTGTCGTTAAACAATTTTTGAGAAGTTAGTTTTGAAAGAATTTCGCTATCATTTTCAAGCTTTTTGATTTGATTTTTTAAATTTTCAGGTAAAAATAGCGTTGCTAAAAAACTTGAAGAGTCAATATTAGCATACTGATTATTAAAACTTAAGCTAGTGTAATTTTGTGAATTTAGTCTTATTTTACTTGCACTTTTGAAAATATTGTTCCAATCAAATTGAAAGTCATTATCAAGATCGGCGAAGTCAAAAATTAGTCCTGCCGCTTTTAATAGTTCAAAAAAAGTTTTCACAATTTTTTGCGGGTTCTGTTTTGTTAAAGAACTATAGAAAGCCGCAATTTCGTGCGGATTTTGTAAAAATTTTGACGAATCAAGCGAAAGAGTGTGTGTTTCTTTTGCTTGAAGTGATTCATCTTTTTTAAAGTTTTTGAAATCAGTTTCTTTTGGGAAATTTGACTTACCAGTTCAGCTATTTACAAGACTTTCGTGATTTGAAAAGTTGTATTTATAACCACTTTGAGCGCCAATTTTTGCTTTTAATTTGCTAAATTCACCATTTTTGATTAATTTTTTGATTTCATTTGGGCTATAAGGGTTATTTGAATCAAGTAAAAAATATTTTGGATTAAGTTTTTCATTTGCTCTTTGCGCTTCTGAAAGTTGGAGATCGGATTTTTTATAGATAAATTCTCGTGCTGAATTCGATGTCGTATTTTGTTCCTGGCCAGATTCAGTTGAACTAAAGTGGCTTAATTCGAGTTTTCCAGATTTTTCCTCGATTATTTCATCACTATTTTTTCCATAAAAACTTGCTAAAATCTGAATTTTATAAGGAATTGAAACGACAAAATTACCATCTTTTTTAAGAATTTCGGCACTAAAAGGATCAAAAATTACATTAAGCCCCTTTTGATTAAGTGAAGCACTTGAAACTAAATTGGAAAATTTACCAAAATCAAACGCAAGCGGTTCTTCAAGAATTTGGTTAATTTTTTCAGTTGCATCTTTGCTTGCATCAAAAATTGAAAATGTTGATTTTTTTTGTAGTAAACTAAAAAAATCAAAAGCACTTAAATTTATAGCTTTTTTTGGTTTAATTTTCTTTAGAACTAAATTTTCAATTAGCGACTTTGATGAACTAAAAAGTGAACTACCATCATCTTTTATTAATTTAATTGGTTCAATTCATTCTTTAACATCAGGGTAATTTAGTAATTTCTGTGCATCAGCACTAAATTGGGCTTGAAGAAATAAACTCAAATTATCTTTATGATCAACAGTTGCATACTGGTTGCTAAATTGATTTTTGGCAAAACTAAAATTAAATATTTTATTGTTAGTATCAGGAATTAAATTGTTTTTATCGTGATATAACTGCAATAAAACTTGTTTGGCATTAGGGAATCATTTGTCAATTTTTGATTCTAGTTCTTTTTGCTGACGGGATAAATTGAAATAATCAGCGACATCTTGTGCCCTTTTTAAATAAGGGGAAATAGTAGAATCTGATTTTTTAGTTTCTTGCTCTGCAAATTGTTTTGCAATTGCTTCTCCTGTAATCGGAGTAAATTTAGTTCGAAAAATCTTTACTAATTTTTGCAAGGAAGCGTTAAAATTTGACCGTAAAAATTGCGATTTTTGTGAAAAACTGATATCTTGAGTGTAATTATCGGAATAGACAAAATTTCCATCAGCTAATTTTTGGGCAACACGGTATTTAATTTCAAAACTATGACTTTGGTCATTAGGTTTGATTTCGAGAAACTCAAGATGTGGTTTAGTTTTATCAATTTCTTCACCGAAATCAACTTTTTGGTTTAAACTACCATTTGTTTTTTGAAAAACATCTACCAGACGATTAAAATCAAGATCAGTTTGTTTTTTGCCATTTTCATCAAAGATAATTTTTTTGATACTATTATAATTATCATCAACAGTTAAATCGCCTAACTTAAACGAAATTAGACTTATTTTTTTGGCAAAATCTTGAACTTGCTGTCGTGGATTATCTGGATATGAAATTCTTGATGTTAAAACAGCAACAGTCGTAAAAATTCCTATTCCAACTAGGCCAACAGCCAATCCGGTTTTTGATAAAATGTGACTCTGTAAATTAACAAGGAGCGATTTCCGCTTTGGTTTTTTCATAAAATTAAACCTCCACAATTTGTGATTTTCAATCTGGTTTTGTTATAAATTATACTAAATTTATTGTATAATGTAGTGTAAATGTATTTTTGCGGTTTTAGAACACCTAAAAATTAAAATAAGTTTTATTTTTTAGGCTGTTCCAGAAAATTTAAAGAATTTTCTTTAATTTTTTTTAAATTATTATATAATTTCAAAATTATGAGCGTTCTAACGATTTCTAAAAATTTTAAACTAACACACATTGAAAAATTAATTATCCGTTTTATTGAAACTAAACCGAGAAAATTTGTTGAGCAAACGATTAATGAACTTGCTGCAACTTTATTTATTAGTGTAGGAACAATTACACAATTAACGAAAAAACTTGGGTTTAACAATTTTAAGGAACTTAAAAAGTTTGTTATTGAATGACTTAAGCTCGAAAAAGAAAATAATTTATACAATGAAAATGATCAAATTGAAAATATAAATCTTCTTTATGCTCATAGCATTGAAAAAACTTTGGCAATTCTTGATGTAGCACAAATCGATAGAATTGTTGATTCAATGTTAGAAAAAGAGAAAATTATTTCTTTTGGGGTAGGATCTTCTTTAACTGTTGCAACAGAATTTGCAAATAGTCTCCGTAATTTGCATTTAAATAGTTTTACTGCAAATTCAATTTCAGAAATTGCATCTTGAGTTGATAAGTCAACAAATACTTGCTTATTTATTTTTTCAGCCTCAATGACTTCAAAAGACGTAATCGCAATTTCTAAATTGCTAAAACAGCAACAAATTCATACAATTTTTATAACTTCAAATATTGATTTAGAACAAAACCATAGTTCTGAAGTTGTCTATTTTGATGCTTTAGAGCAAAATAACAGCGCTTTTTCCGTTGGATCGAAAATTGCTCAACTTTTTATCGCGGATTTAATCACCTTAAAGGCTCAATGCAAACTAAATTCTTCTCGTTCTGATTTTTTCAACGAATTTAGGCGTGTTTGGTATAAAAAAATTAAGTCTGATTAATTTTTGTAAAAAAATTTTTAGCGGTTTCAATATCGCTTTTTTTCAAAATATCGCTTTGCTTTGAAAAAATATATCTAATTTGTTGAACAATTTCTAAAAAACCAGAATTAGTTTCACTTTTTTCAAAAAAATGAACTTTTCCTGTGAAAGTTCCAAATTCAATCTGCAAAATTAATGGTAATTTTACATTTTTTTCAACTATAACAAAATAGGCAAGGTAAAATCCGGCAGCAGGGCAAATTAAATTTTCATTTCAATTAAATTTTCCATCTTGGTCTAATTTAATGCTAACCAAAAAATTAGTTGCTAAAAGTTTATTCAAATTTAAAAAATCACCAAATTCTAGGAATAATTTAAGATTTTTTGTTGAAATTTTACTATTTGAATCACTAAGATGCTCAACAATTTTTGTTTTTGGAAATAATTTAACAAGTTCTTCTGTTCCTCAATTAGCATTTTTTCCAAAAACAAAATTTTGTCCAACAACAAAAAAATTAGCTCCATATTCAATAAAGATTTTAACAAAACCTTCGCCACTCAGTTGCTGAAATTCACTATCAAAATCAAAAAGTAAAATATTTTTCACGCCTGAATTTGCCATCATCTGAATTCGTGCATCGAGATCGGAAAAAATTTTATTGCCGTTTTTTGGAAGTTTTGCTGGATCCTTAATTAACATCACAACAACTTCGTCTGTTAATTTAGTAGCATTTTTTAATAACTCTAAATGACCCAAGTGGAAAGATTCAAAACCACCAAGAACAAA of Mesomycoplasma dispar contains these proteins:
- a CDS encoding MurR/RpiR family transcriptional regulator; protein product: MSVLTISKNFKLTHIEKLIIRFIETKPRKFVEQTINELAATLFISVGTITQLTKKLGFNNFKELKKFVIEWLKLEKENNLYNENDQIENINLLYAHSIEKTLAILDVAQIDRIVDSMLEKEKIISFGVGSSLTVATEFANSLRNLHLNSFTANSISEIASWVDKSTNTCLFIFSASMTSKDVIAISKLLKQQQIHTIFITSNIDLEQNHSSEVVYFDALEQNNSAFSVGSKIAQLFIADLITLKAQCKLNSSRSDFFNEFRRVWYKKIKSD
- a CDS encoding P97 family adhesin: MKKPKRKSLLVNLQSHILSKTGLAVGLVGIGIFTTVAVLTSRISYPDNPRQQVQDFAKKISLISFKLGDLTVDDNYNSIKKIIFDENGKKQTDLDFNRLVDVFQKTNGSLNQKVDFGEEIDKTKPHLEFLEIKPNDQSHSFEIKYRVAQKLADGNFVYSDNYTQDISFSQKSQFLRSNFNASLQKLVKIFRTKFTPITGEAIAKQFAEQETKKSDSTISPYLKRAQDVADYFNLSRQQKELESKIDKWFPNAKQVLLQLYHDKNNLIPDTNNKIFNFSFAKNQFSNQYATVDHKDNLSLFLQAQFSADAQKLLNYPDVKEWIEPIKLIKDDGSSLFSSSKSLIENLVLKKIKPKKAINLSAFDFFSLLQKKSTFSIFDASKDATEKINQILEEPLAFDFGKFSNLVSSASLNQKGLNVIFDPFSAEILKKDGNFVVSIPYKIQILASFYGKNSDEIIEEKSGKLELSHFSSTESGQEQNTTSNSAREFIYKKSDLQLSEAQRANEKLNPKYFLLDSNNPYSPNEIKKLIKNGEFSKLKAKIGAQSGYKYNFSNHESLVNSWTGKSNFPKETDFKNFKKDESLQAKETHTLSLDSSKFLQNPHEIAAFYSSLTKQNPQKIVKTFFELLKAAGLIFDFADLDNDFQFDWNNIFKSASKIRLNSQNYTSLSFNNQYANIDSSSFLATLFLPENLKNQIKKLENDSEILSKLTSQKLFNDKNEQILKDVFQSYEEATNFETLADVLAAFYYKVGLLDNFATWSQIGELDSEIVFNEVDDAENEKNLEDAKSEIEKLKSDSGASSSTDSQETEQKNFKSITYFYKIGKKDANGKISTPVFETPKTTLILKTISEKQAKVNEVTKKLDEIIDAIPVSYETIYLTEEEFQKLTNNGSGTDSTQAAQMVAAKIAKSSLLLKNEDKHLITNFTDTEETTSQESEQVEAQEQTQETEAPAAPAPAEKSSPESSENENDLTKKLPKVGKLISDIIKENYKKLFNLKYDSKLKIKVEVRNNDNFGDQNQKRLTIQVGIPEDYIEEIGKETEQPKTENDESEKATKPSDAEGRTEEATTEESSTSDTTASETTVSQTVSETAPAETAAPAPAEKSPVEPKEEKYRYSKKFNITVIKKSSQTTAETEEPKQK
- a CDS encoding FAD synthase, which encodes MTKVYTYPVLNFNFKNPVFVLGGFESFHLGHLELLKNATKLTDEVVVMLIKDPAKLPKNGNKIFSDLDARIQMMANSGVKNILLFDFDSEFQQLSGEGFVKIFIEYGANFFVVGQNFVFGKNANWGTEELVKLFPKTKIVEHLSDSNSKISTKNLKLFLEFGDFLNLNKLLATNFLVSIKLDQDGKFNWNENLICPAAGFYLAYFVIVEKNVKLPLILQIEFGTFTGKVHFFEKSETNSGFLEIVQQIRYIFSKQSDILKKSDIETAKNFFTKINQT